The nucleotide sequence TCTCCGCGGCCCGCTCCACCTGCGCTGCCGAGGGATCGTCCGGGCGCGGCACGTTGATCCGCAGCGGGACGGCACCGGCGGGGGCCTCGGCGTCCTCGACGTCCTCGGGCACCGCCAGATACACCGCACCCGGCCGCTCGGTCTGCGCCAGCTTGAACGCCTTGCGCACCATCTCCGGCACCGAGGCCGGTGTCGCGACCAACGCCGACCACTTGGTCACGGGCGCGAACATCGCAACCAGGTCGACACTCTGGTGCGTCTCCTTGTAGTTGCGCCGCATTCCCACCTGGGCTGAAAGAGCCACCAGCGGGGTCGAATTCGTGGTCGCGTCGGCGACACCGAGCAGGAGGTTGATCGCGCCGGGTCCCAGGGTCGCCGAGCACACGCCCGCCTTGCCGGTCAGCCGCCCAAAAACCTCGGCCATGAACGACGCGCCCTGCTCGTGGCGGGTCAGCACGTACTCGATCGATGATCGCGACAGTGCGTCGACCAAGCGGATGTTCTCCTCGCCGGGGATCCCGAAGACGTGGGTGACGCCCTCGTTCTCGAGGCATTCGACGATCATCTCGGCGGTGGTGCGACTGTCCTCGGACACCACGCGAGCTAACCACAGCGTCCCCGGGGGGAAGCGAAGATGCTCGTGGCTTGGCCGGGTGGACATCGTCGGACCCAGTTCATAACCTCGACGGGTCGAGGACTCGGGCCCGTGCGGTCCGCGAAGCGAAGGATCGGGACACGACAGATGACCGCGGCGCGCCATTCACTGCGGCGAACGGCGCTCGGCTCGGCGGCTGCGGTCCTGTGTCTGGCCGCGACGTGGGGTGACGTTCGGGCCGACCCGCAGGCAGACGCGCTGGCCACGCTGCAGAAGTTGTCCAGCGAGGCGGTGACGAGCCGCGAGGCCGTCACGGCCGCCCAGCGCGAGGTCGACGCCACAGTGGCAGCCCAGAGCGCCGCAGACGTCCGGCACCGCACCGACGCCGACGCCCTCGCCCGCGCCAGTGCCGCACTCGCGCCCCATCAGGAGGCCGTGAACCGCATCGCCGCGATGGAGTACGTCAGTGGTCGCGACGGCCAAGCGGCGGCGGCGTTGACCGCCACGTCGCCGCAACGACTGATCGACGGGCTCGCCCTGCAGCAGGTGGTCGTAGCCACGATCACCGATCAGATGAAGGTCTACCGGGACACCCGCGAGCGGGCCGCCGCGGCCGCCCAGGCCTCCGAGCAGTCCGCGGCTGCCGCGCGGACCGCGGCAGATCGCGCCGCGGCGGTACGCGCCGAATTGCAGGCCAAGCTCGGCGAATTGTTGCGCAAGCTCGCCGCCGCGGAGGCGCAGTACGCGGCGCTGTCACCGCAGCAGCGAGCGGCCGTCGACGCCGTGCCGGCGGCGGCGATCCCTCCCGGCGTCCCCGCCGGCGACCTGGCCCCGCCGCCCGAGGGTGTCGGCGCACCGATTCCGGAGGACCTGCCGGTCGGCGTGGCGTCCGAGGCGGGTCTGCAGCCCAACGCCGTCCTGGCGGCCAGGGCCGTCAGCCGCCAGTTCCCGCAGATCGCCGACATCGACGGCGTGCGACCGGATTCCAAGCCGTGGCACCCGAGCGGTCTCGCGATCGACATCATGATCCCCGATCCCGAGAGCCCCGAGGGCATCGCTCTCGGTGATCAGATCCGCGACTACGCGATGAGCAACGCCGCTCGCTTCGGCTTGCAGGACGTGATCTGGCGCGGCACCTACTACACGCCGGCCGGCCCGCAGGCGTCGGGCTACGGACACTACGACCACGTGCACATCACCGTCACGCGCCGCTGAGGCGCCGCCTTGTCAGCGGCGTTGCCGTGCGGCCGCCATCTCACGGCGCCGCCGTGCGGTCGACACCGACAACCAGACCGCGGACACCAGGAAGTAGAAGGCTCCGAAGGCCGCGTAGGGCGCGACGTCCGCGACGCTGGGTGCTTCGGTTCCGCCGGCATCGCGGAGGAACGCCGCACCGGCAGCGGCGGACTGCGCACCGCTGATGACCATCACCCATTGACCGCCGGCGCGCTTCCACCGGCGCACCGCCGTTGCCAACTGCAGCAGGCCCGACAGCGCTGCCCACACGCCGATGACGCCAATCACGGCGTGCATGCCACGAGTGAGAGCGATGAGCACCGCGATCGTGGTCACCGCACTGACGGCGGCATTGAAGGTCTGCGTCGCGTTGGACCGCAGGCCGCCGTTGCGCCGTGCATCCGCCACGTTGGCGAGGGCGTCCCACGCCGGGTAGCTCACGAGGAGCAGGCCCGCCAGCACGGTGGGCATCGGGCCGACCGTCACCGCGATCACCACCCAGACGATCGAAAACAGCCCTCGCACGGCGTAATAACGCGTCAACCAGGCGTTCGACGGGGTGGCGCGCTCGGCATCGTTCAGTGGACGTGACATCAGTTCTCCTTGGTGGTGGGTGAGCCGAGTGGTCGACTCGGGGACCCGAGGCAGGGGTGCCGTCGGTGTTACCGGCACTAACAACTCGACGTTATCACCAATAATTCCGTGATGACGAGATGGTGTTATCGTCGGAAACATGGCGGTCGACTCATCCGCATCCCCTTCCGACAGATTGTTGGAGGCGGCGGCCGCACTCCTGCAGAGCGGCGGTGTCGACGCGGTGTCGACGCGCGCGGTGGCCGCGGCCGCAGGTACGCAACCACCGGTCCTCTACCGCCGTTTCGGCGACAAGGACGGGCTGATCGAAGCGGTAACCCTGCACATCCTCGAGGGGTACATCCGGGATAAACGCAACCTGCTCGAGCGATCGGAGGATCCCGTCACGGACCTGCGCCGTCTGTGGGACCTGTTCGTCGCGTTCGGGTTTGCGCAGCCCGACTGCTTCGCCTTGATCTACGGCACCGTGCGGCGCGGCGATGCGATCTCCGCGGCGGCTCAGACGACGGTGACGCTGCTGGGCGATGCGATCGCTCGGATAGCCGACGTCGGCAAGCTACGGATGAGCGTCGAACGCGCCACCGCGTTGTTCCAGACGTGCGGGGTCGGTTTCGTGATCACCCAGCTGACGACTCCCGCCGCCGACCGCGACCCCGGTCTCAGTGAGATCGCCCGCGAAAACGCCATCTCGAGCATCGCCGTCACCTCGGGAGCCGGGAAGGCCCGCAAGAGCTTGGCCGGTCGCGCGACGGCACTGGAGCAAGCCCTGGTCGACGCGGACGTCCCACTCACCGCGGCAGAACGCCAGTTGCTGGTGGAATGGCTCGGCCGCCTGGCGGACGGGCGAGCGTAGGCTCGACGGCGACAGCGCCTAGGGTTCCGGTGCCGCGGGGCACGCCTGGTCCGAGCGGCGCCACCTTGTGCGCCGATCGCACGGGGTCATCTGACCGGACAAAAGCCTGGAGGATCTTCGGTGACACGCCGCGTGTCACCGAGAAGGTCCGCCATGTCTGCGTTTCTCGTCGTCGCCCTGTTCCTCGTTGCCTTCGGCGCCGGAATCCTCGGTGGATTGGTCGGCACCGGTTCGTCGCTGATCCTGTTGCCGCTGCTGGTGGCCGTCTACGGTCCCCGTGAGGCGGTGCCGATCATGGCGATCGCCGCCGTCTGCGCGAACGTGGGCCGCGTCGCGGCGTGGTGGCGAGAGATTGACTGGGCTGCGGTCCTCGCCTACGCCGCTCCGGGTGTGCCCGCCGCGGTTCTCGGCGCCCGCACCCTGCTGGCGGTCTCGCCGCGGATCATCGACGGCTGTCTCGGCGCCTTCTTCCTGGCGATGATCGCGGTGCGTCGTCGGCTCGCCGGCCGCGAGCGCCGCACGCGCCGGTGGCAGTTGGCCATGGCGGGGCTGGTCGTCGGTTTCCTCACCGGCGTCGTGCTGTCGACCGGACCCCTGAGCGTGCCGGTCTTCATCGGCTACGGCCTGACCGCGGGTCGATTCCTCGGCACGGAAGCCGCCAGCGCACTGATCCTCTACCTCGCCAAGACGGCGACCTTCGGCTCGTCGGGTGCGCTGTCCCTCGGCACCGTGCTCGAGGGCGTCGTCATCGGCTTGGCGCTGACCGTCGGGCCCTTCGCCGCGCCGGGCCGCGGGCTTACGGCCTGCTGATCGACGCCGTGCTCGCGGTGGCGGCCGCCGGCATGACGGTGACCGCCGTCCGGTGAGCGCCGGGTCACCCCAGAAGCGGGGTGCGCCGCGCAGTCAACTCGTTCATCCGCGCCTGCATCGCGTGTCGAACGCGCGTCGCGAGGTCCTCCGGCGATTCACCCGCTTCCGCAGTGATCGCCGGAAGGACTGCGGTGACCAGTTTCGTCGGTAGCGGCAGGTACGGCAGCAGGCCGACCACGCCGACGTTCACACCCCACGGAATGGAGACGGTGAGCGGGAGGGCCTTGACCCGCAGCAGCTTCGGCAGCCCGAGAACGCGGGCAGTGGCCCGTCCGTCGCTCAGGACGACGAGCGATTCCCCTGCACCGGCCGTCACGACGGGCACGATCGGGACCTCGTGTTCCACGGCCAGGCGGGCGAATCCCGATCCGTGAAAGGTGATCTCGTTGCGGCGCGGCCACGACTTGCCCGCGTCGACGTCCCCGCCGGGGAAGACGAGGACGTTGTGGCCGGCGTCGAGGGCCTCGTCGGCGGCGTGCCGGCTGCCCGGAGCGCCGCCGAAGCGCTCGACCAGTGACCCGACGCCGAGCGTCCACGCGATCTGGTGCACCATCGCGGTGGTCGGGCGGGTGACGCCGGCCGCCTGTCGCGCTGCGACGAAGGCAGCGACGTTGAGATCGATCACCCCGCCGAATCCGTGGTTGCACACGAAGAGCACGGGCGTGTCCGGTACCGGGGCGTCGATGCGAATGTCGTGCCGGTGATACACCCGCAGATAGGTCTGGATGGCGGCCGTCAGCCACCCGGGAGGTGCGACGCTCGGCGGCTCACCCATGCCCACGGGTTCCGATCACCGTGCGGCTCGTACGGCGCGGCACATACGACTCCTCGGTGCGGTGCGGACGGTGTTCGGGACGCTACCAAGCCAGGGCGCATCCGGTGACGAGGAGGCTGAGATCGGTCGGGATCAGTCGAGGCGGTGCACCGGCACGGACTCCCTTGCTTTCGCGACGAATCGACGCGGCCGTGGATATGCTTCGCGTGCCTGTGCGGATGCTGTGATTGAGCAAGGGGTCCGAGCGTCTCGAGCCTGCGTGTCGCACCGGCGATCGAGTGTGTCCATCACTGGGCTGCCCTGCGAACCCGGGAGTGCGCCGTCGTGCCGAAGCATCGTGAAGTGAACTCCGCGTCCGGCTGGCAACGCGTCGGCGTAGGCGTCGGCGGCGCGGCGGCGCTCGGCGTCGCCGTGCTGTGCGCGTTCGGGCAGGCCGATCCATCGGTGGCTCGGACGACGACGGCCGAGATCCGGCTGACGTCGGGGGAGGTGCCGTTGACGCCCCCCGCGAACGACGACTCCTGGTGGCTGCGCGACGGCGGGTCCGGCATCGCCACGCTGTTGCTGCCGACACCGACGCCGTTGCTCGCAGCGCAACCCGTCGTGGAATCGCGACCGATGATCGGGTACGGCGGCTGGCTGATCGGCAACGGCATCGATGCCGCCGCCGACTGCAGCGGCGCCGCCTGCAACGGCGGGAACGGTGGGCTGCTGTTCGGCAATGGCGGACGCGGCGCGAACGGCGGCAACGGCGGCAACGCCGGATGGTTCGGCGATGGCGGTGCCGGCGGCAACGGCGGGGTGGCTCAGGACGGCGGCAACGGCGGCCGCGGCGGACTCTTCGTCGGCAACGGCGGCGCCGGCGGCAACGGCGGAGCCGGAACGGCTGGCGCCAACGCGACCCTCGGCGGTGCTGCAGGCGCGATCGGCGGTGCCGGTGGCAACGGCGGGGCGGGCGGTGCGAGCGGCGCCCTCGGCTTCGGCGGTGCCGGAGGAGCCGGCGGCTCCGGCGGGCGCGGTGGCGATGGCGCCGTCGGCGGCGACGGTGCGGACGGGTCGGCGGCGGGCGCCCCGGGCGTGGTCGGAGCGGCCGGCGGTGACGGCGGACGCGGCGGAATCGGTGGCAACGCCGGTGCCGGCGGCTTCGGCTCCCTCGTCCTCAACTCCGGGCAGGCGGGTGTGAACGGATCCGGCGGAGCCGGAGGGAATGGTGCATCGGGCGGAAACGGCGGCACCGGCGCCAACGGCGTCGACGGGCGCGACGGCGTGAACGGCGTGGCCGCGGGAACTCGAGGCGAGGACGGTGTCGCCGGTCAGGCGGGTGGCAACGGCGGCGATGGCGGCGCGGGAGGGCGCGCGGGCCTTGGCGGAGCGGCGGGAATCGGCGGGTTCGGCGGTACCGCGGGCACGGCGGGGAGCGCCGGCCTCCAGGGCAATGGCGGCGCCGGCGGCAACGGCGGTTCGGGGGGCGCCGGTGGGAATGGCGTGGCGGGTGCCGCCTCGGCGGCCTCGACCACCGCGGGTGCTCAGGGTGCGGCGGGCCAGGCGGGCGGCAAGGGCGGCACCGGCGGCGCCGGGGGTGATGCCGGACGCGGTGGCGCCGGCACGGTGAGCGGTGCTGCGGGCAGCAACGGATCCGGTGGTGCCGGAGGGGACGGCGCCGACGGCGGCGCGGGCGGTAGCGGCGGAGACGGAACCTCAGGAACCAACGGAACCGATTCTCGCGACGCGGGTTCCGCCGGCGGTCGCGGCATCGACGGGCAGGCCGGCGGCAAGGGGGGCGACGGCGGAGCCGGCGGCGAGGCAGGCCTCGGTGGGCAGGCCGGTGCGGGCGGAACCGGCGGGGTGACCGGAGCCGACGGCGTCGCGGGGAATCAGGGCAACGGTGGTGACGGCGGCAGCGGTGGCAACGGCGGCCGCGGCGGCAACGGCGCGACCGGAGCCACCGGTGCGGACGGAACGAGTGGCTTCGTCCCCACGGCCGGAGGAGTCGGCGGATCTGGTGGCGTCGGCGGTGACGGTGGCAACGGGGGCGCCGGCGGCGCGCCCGGCGCCGGCGCCGTCGCGGGGACGGCCGGCGCCAACGGCAGCGGTGGCGCCGGCGGCAATGGCGGATCGGGTGGTACCGGTGGCCGGGGTGGGAGCACCCAACTGGACACCGGCGCGTCGGGAGGCGTTGGCGGACAGGGTGGTTCGGGCGGTAGCGGCGGGCAGGCGGGCACCGGCGGAGCCACCGGGACGGGCACTGCCGGCGCGTCCGGTGCGCTGGGTGCCGGCGGGAACGGTGGCGACGGTGGCAACGGCACCGGCAACGGTGGACGAGGTGGCGACGGCGCTTCGATGAGCGGCACCGGCGACGGCATCACGGTCACGGCGGGCAACGGCGGCACCGGGGGTCGGGGCAGTGTCGGCGCTCCGGGCCAGGGCGGTAGCGGCGGCACGGCGTCCGTCGTGGGCGACGGCGCGACCAGCTTCGGCGGAAGGGGCGGCAACGGTGGCGTGAGTGGCTCAGCGGGAGGAGCAGGCGGTCAGGGAGGTGCGGCCATCGCCGTCGGCACCGGCGCCACCGCCGTCGGAGGTGGCGGCGGAAACGGCGTCGGCGTCCTCAGCGGCGGTGCCGGTGGAAGCGGCGGCTCGGCGGACGTCGATGGTGCCGGTGGCACCGCTCTGGGTGGGGCTGGCGGCAACGGTGGCTCCGGGGCCACCGGCGCCGGTGGAGGCGGTGGGACCGGCGGCGCGGCGTCGACCACCCGCGACGACGGCAGCACCGCGACGGGGGGAGTCGGCGGTGCCGGCGGCTCGAGCTTGGGCGGGAGCGGCGGCCAGGGCGGTTCGGGCGGAACGGCGTCGACGGGCGCCGGAACGGCGACCGGCGGTGGGGGCGGACGCGGCGGCGACACCAACTTCCAGAACTCCGGCGGGATGGGCGGCGCCGGCGGGGCCGCGTCCTCCCAGGGCGGTGCAGCCACTGGCGGCCGCGGAGGCACTGGAGGAAGCAACCCGAACGGAAGCGGTGGGCGCGGTGGCGACGGCGGCAGTGGTCAGGGGTCCCCGGGACGCGGCGGCGACGGCGGCACCGGTGGAACGCCCGGCGGGACCGGCGGCTCCGGGGGCAGCGGCAACACGGCCAACGGAGACTCGGGTTCGGCCGGCTGAGAGGCAGGTCGTCGCGAGCGAGGCGGGTACGCCTCAGGTCACTGCGTCGATGGCGCTGACCGTGAGGGTGAACGGGCCCTGCTGCCCGTCGAGGATGTAGAGCGCCACCTGATCGATGCGCGCCGGGTCGAGAGTGCGCGGCGCGTCGGGCGCGGGTTTCATGCGCTCGCCCACCGGCTCGAAGTCCTCGACGGGCAACTCGTAGGCCTTCCGGACGCCGGCCTCGGTGCGGAACCGCTGGATGTAGGACCAGCGCTCGCCGCCGAGATACGCCTTCACCAGGTAGGTTTTGCCGTCGCCCACCGCGTCGACGCGCAGCGTCGTTGCGCCCGTTGCCCGTTGGCCGATTCCGGTGTCTCGCGGACTGCGCGCCGAAGCGAAGCCGCCGTTGTTCTCCAGCGACACGGTGCCGGCGAACACCATCCCACCGTCGCCGTAGCCGACGGTCGCGGTGGACTCACCGCCCATGACGGGATCGTTGACCGTCGTCCACGCGGCCACGGCGCGGGCATCGAGGGCGACGATGGGGATGCCGCGACCGTCGGACGCCGCCACCGGGGCGGCGGACGTCGCCGCGTCGGGAGCCTGCCCACCGCTCGCGCACGACACCGTGGCCGGGAGCATCACCGCGGCCACCACCACCAACAGTGGCCTCAATCCCTTCGGTGTCAGCATCGACCCGGGTCGTCGCTCGTCTCGCGGCTTCGCATGGGCATGCCGTCGATCACGGCGTAGATCACCCGCAGATCCGGAACGCCGGTGACGCGGTACTTCTCGCCGCCGTCCTTCCCGATGAGCACGACGGTGAAGGCGTTCTCGTCGATCCCGAACTGCCGCCTCAACTGCTGCACGTCATCGGTGTCGAGGGCGCGGCCGTCGAGCGTCCCGATGCCCGAGCCCAGCAGCTCGCCGAGCACCATGTCCCGGTTGACGAAGTCGCAGCGACTGGCAGCGATGCGGCTCAGCGTGTCCGCGAGCCGGGGATCGTCCGCCGTCGGCGCGAACACCAGCAGGGGACGGCTCGCCCAGCGGTAGTCGCCGAGACCGCCGGCCATCGCCGTGCCCGAACCGACGACGAGGCTCGCGCCGAAGGCGAGCACGAGCGCCCACCTCAGGATGCCGCGCATGCTTCGAACGGTACCGGCGTGCTCCTCGGCGGCAGCCGACCTCGGTCGTCGCGTCACACACCGGTCACGCCGGGCGGGAATGCGGAACGCCGGGGCTCCGTTTCGCCAGACGTCGCAGGTGGCCGGGTTTCGAGGGACGCGAGGAGACAGCATGGGTGCAGCACGACTCGACGGAACGGTCGCCGTCGTCACGGGTGCGTCGAGTGGCATCGGGTGGGCGACCGCTCACGGCCTGGCGGCCGAGGGTGCGGAGGTGCTGGTGCTCGCCCGGCGGACCGAGCGGCTGAGCGAACTCGTCGGGCGGATCGAAGGCGAGGGCGGCACTGCGCGGAGCATCGCGGTCGACGTCGTCGACGCGGACGCCGTCGCCCGGGTCATCGGTGCCATCGGTGAGGAGTACGGCCGCATCGACGTACTGGTCAACAACGCCGGCTTCCTGGCCAACGGGCCGGCCGTCGAGGCGGACCTCGCGGACTGGCACCGGATGGTCGACGTCAACGTGAACGGCGTCCTCAACGTCACTCACGCCGCGCTGCCGCACCTCGTGACGGCGGCGCGGGGCGCTCGCGGAATCGCCGACCTCGTGATGATCAGCTCGATCGCCGGACGTCGGGTACCGACGCCCGACAGCAACGTCTACTCCGCAAGCAAGCACGCCGTCGTCGCATTCAGCGAAGCGCTGCGACAGGAACTCTCGCCGCACCGGGTCCGCGTCAGCGGCATCGAGCCCGGCGTGGTGCGCACCGAGATGACCACCGGCCATGCCAAGAACGCCCCGGACGCCACCGTCGGTGATCCCCTGCACTCCGAGGACATCGCCGACGCCATCGTGTACTCGGTCACGCGCCCGGCGCGCGTGTCGCTGAACGAGATCCTCATCCGCCCCACCGAACAGTTGCGATGAGGCGTCATTGCGAATCACGCGTGACATCCGTTCGTGAATGTGTAACGTAGGTCCGCTCCTGGTCGGTGACGGCGGCTGTCGCCGACATCGAGATGCACACCCAGGACGCGATCATCTGCCATGGTGCTGAGAGGACTCCTACGTGAACGAGGTGCTCGCGCGCGCCGGCATCTTCCAGGGGGTCGACCCCGCGGCCGTCGCCAAACTGACCGGCCGTTTGGACCCCGTCACCTTCCGCCGCGGTCAGTGCGTGTTCCTGGAGGGCGACGCCGGTGACCGGCTCTACGTGATCGTCGAGGGCAAGGTGAAGATCAGCCGGCGCGCGCTGGACGGTCGGGAGAACGTGCTCGCAGTCCTCGGCCCGGCGGAGATCTTCGGCGAACTCGCCCTGTTCGACCCCGGACCGCGCACGTCCACGGTGACCACGCTGACCAACTTGCGAGCCATGTCGATGGACCGGGCGGCGTTGTCGGTGTGGATCCGCGACCATCCGGAGATCGCCGAGCAACTGCTGCGCGTTCTGGCCCGGCGGCTGCGTCGCACCAACGACATCGTGACCGACGTGATCTTCACCGACGTCCCCGGCCGCGTCGCCAAGCAACTCCTGACCCTGGCCCAGCGCTTCGGCGTGCGTGAGGGAGCTGCCCTGCGGGTGGACCACGAACTCACGCAACTCGAGCTGGCGCAGCTGGTGGGGTCGTCGCGGGAAACGGTGAACAAGGCACTCGGCGAGTTCACCCAGCGCGGCTGGATTCGCGTGCAGGGCAAGACGGTCTTCATCGAGGCACCCGAGCGGCTGGCGCGGCGGGCCCGTTAGGCGTCGGGCCGGTCCGTCATGCCACGGACGTGGTGCTGAGCAGTTGCATAGCATCACGTCGATCTCTACCGTGGTCTGCGGCGTGCCCGCCCGCGCCGAGCAAGTTCGGCGTCGGTGCCGTCGGTGGCCCGCGCCGGGGAGAACCTCGCGGTGTTCCTCATGTGGCGAACGTGGAAGGTGCGGTTCCCTGGTGTGTGGGTCATGGCGAGACGAGCATCATCACCGCGGACGGAGAGGCACTGCGGGACGACCGCCGTGGATCCACGGCCACGATGCGCCGCCCGGCGCTGGTGACCCGATCGCCGAGATAGCGCGCAACGGTCGGAGGCACGTCGCGTGATTCCGCTCTGGTGGCTGTGGCGGGCACTCCGGTCGATGATGCTGTTCGTCGATCGGCTCGTTCCCGGATCACGTCCGCCGACCGTGCACGCCGAGGTCTCCGACACCGGTGCGCTCCGGAAGGCCCCGCCCGAGAGCGCGTCCGCGACGTCGGTGGAGCCGCGCGCGATCGAACCACCCTCGGCAGGAGAGGTGCTCGACGCGCTGATGGCCCGGTCGATGTACGCCAACCCGGCGCAAAGCAGGGAGACCCTGCACCGGGCGTTGATCGAACGGCTGGTGCCCGACGAGGCGCGCATCCTCGCGGCGCTGTCGGACGGGTCCGTCTACCCCGTCATCCACGTTGCCGAGCCGGGCGGCGCCGCGTGGGCCGCACAGAACGCGTCCACGGTCGGACGCGCCGCCGGCGTGTCACTTCCGCACCACACCCCTGGGTATCTCACGCGACTGCAGTCGCTCGGCGTGGTGACGATGGGGCCGGAAGTGGAGTCGATGCGCGATGAATACGAGCTGCTGCTGACCGACGCGGCCGTGAACGCCGCGCTGAAGACGGCGCGACGAGGCCTGCGGCCGCCGCGCATCGTGCGCGCTTCGGTGCGGATGTCCGACTTGGGACGCGATCTGTGGGAGGCGGTCACATGACGGAACTGTTCGCGCACGCGTTCTCCTACCCGTGGTGGGTGTACGTGTCCATACCGCTGGGCGCTGCCCTGGTGGGGTGGGCGACGAAGATCCTCGCGCTCAAGATGATGTTCCATCCGGTGGAGTTCCGCGGCATTCCGCCGTACCTCGGCTGGCAGGGGCAGATCCCGAAGCGCGCACCGAAGATGGCTGCGGTAGCGGTTGATTCGTTGACCTCCGGGATCATCGACCCCAAGGAGATGTTCGACAAGATCGATCCCGACGAACTCGCCGCAGAACTCGGTGCGCCGCTGCACGACGCCGCCGAGGAACTCGTCGACACCATGATGTCGTCGTTTCAGCCCCAAGTCTGGCGAGCGACGCCCGACCGGGTGAAGAAGCTCATCGTGGCCAACGTCGAAGGCCGCATCCCGGCGGCGTCGCGGGCAATGTTCACCGAGTTCCGTGACCAGGTCGATCAGATCTTCGACATCAAGCACATGGTGGTGACCAACCTCGTCCGCGACAAGCAGACGTTGAATGCGGTGTTCCAGGACATCGGCCGCCCCGCCTTCACGTTCCTCATCCGCGCCGGGCTCGTCTTCGGCTTCGTCATCGGCATCATCCAGATGGTGGTCTTCGGTCTCACGGGATGGCACCTGGCGCTCCCGCTGTTCGGCCTACTGACCGGCGGCCTCACCGACTACGTGGCGCTCCAGATGATCTTCCGACCGCTGCAGCGGCGATCCGTCATGCCCGGCGTCCGCTGGCAGGGCGTCTTCCAGGCCCGCCGCGAGGAAGTGATCCGGGGTTATGCGGCGCTGATGGCGCAGGAGATCTTCACGCCGAAGGCGATCATGGAGAGCCTGCTGACCGGGCCGATGTCGGACAAGTTCTTCGACGTCATCCAGACCGAGATCTCCCGCACCATCGACGACCAGTTGGGCTTCACCGGCCGCATCATCACACTGGTGGGAGGCCGGCAGTACCAGGAGATGAAGGCCACCGTGGCCGCCTCCATGATCGAGCGCCTTCCGGAGACGTCGGCCCACATCGAGGCCTACACCGCGCAGCGGCTCGACCTGGAGAACACCATGATCGACAAGATGCGCGAGCTGGACGCACTGTCCTACGAGAACCTGCTGCGCCCGGCGTTCAAGGACGACGAGTGGATCATCGTCGTCCTCGGTGCCGCGTTGGGATTCCTCTTCGGCGAGCTGCAGTCTCAGCTCATCCTGCTGCTCGCGGGGTGACCAACGTCAGCTGGTCGCAGGAGCCAACGGCTCGTCGACAGCAGCGGCGTCCGCGCGATTCGCCACGAACAGTCCCGTGGCCGCCAGCAGTGCCGCCGCGACCGTGGCGGCCAGCGTCATCGTCGCCGCACCGGTGAGATAACCGACGACCGCCAACGCCGCCGCGGCCACACTCACCATCACCAGCGCTATACCCCTCATCACCGCATCACGATTACCGGAATGGCCCCGATCCAAACCACGACACCGCCGCGGCCGGCCGGACGTCGCCGCGCGCGTGGTCGTGGCCTACATTCGGACGTGACACCACACGGGAGCGCGCAACGGGCGCGCTGAGAGGACGGCTGGGCCGTCGACCGTACGAACCTGACCGGGTCATGCCGGCGTAGGGAGTGAAGCGATGACGACGTCCTTGGGCTCGATGCACGACGGCACCCGCCGCACACCTCGCTGGCGGGTGATCGACATCGTCGTCGCAAGCGTCCTCGCCGTCGCGTCGGGACTGGTGTTCGTGCTCTGGAACGTCGCCGTCAATCCGATCAGCGCACCGTTGGGCGCGGTCCTGCCGGGCCTCAATG is from Mycolicibacterium grossiae and encodes:
- a CDS encoding glycoside hydrolase gives rise to the protein MTAARHSLRRTALGSAAAVLCLAATWGDVRADPQADALATLQKLSSEAVTSREAVTAAQREVDATVAAQSAADVRHRTDADALARASAALAPHQEAVNRIAAMEYVSGRDGQAAAALTATSPQRLIDGLALQQVVVATITDQMKVYRDTRERAAAAAQASEQSAAAARTAADRAAAVRAELQAKLGELLRKLAAAEAQYAALSPQQRAAVDAVPAAAIPPGVPAGDLAPPPEGVGAPIPEDLPVGVASEAGLQPNAVLAARAVSRQFPQIADIDGVRPDSKPWHPSGLAIDIMIPDPESPEGIALGDQIRDYAMSNAARFGLQDVIWRGTYYTPAGPQASGYGHYDHVHITVTRR
- a CDS encoding DUF308 domain-containing protein, translated to MSRPLNDAERATPSNAWLTRYYAVRGLFSIVWVVIAVTVGPMPTVLAGLLLVSYPAWDALANVADARRNGGLRSNATQTFNAAVSAVTTIAVLIALTRGMHAVIGVIGVWAALSGLLQLATAVRRWKRAGGQWVMVISGAQSAAAGAAFLRDAGGTEAPSVADVAPYAAFGAFYFLVSAVWLSVSTARRRREMAAARQRR
- a CDS encoding TetR/AcrR family transcriptional regulator, yielding MAVDSSASPSDRLLEAAAALLQSGGVDAVSTRAVAAAAGTQPPVLYRRFGDKDGLIEAVTLHILEGYIRDKRNLLERSEDPVTDLRRLWDLFVAFGFAQPDCFALIYGTVRRGDAISAAAQTTVTLLGDAIARIADVGKLRMSVERATALFQTCGVGFVITQLTTPAADRDPGLSEIARENAISSIAVTSGAGKARKSLAGRATALEQALVDADVPLTAAERQLLVEWLGRLADGRA
- a CDS encoding sulfite exporter TauE/SafE family protein gives rise to the protein MSAFLVVALFLVAFGAGILGGLVGTGSSLILLPLLVAVYGPREAVPIMAIAAVCANVGRVAAWWREIDWAAVLAYAAPGVPAAVLGARTLLAVSPRIIDGCLGAFFLAMIAVRRRLAGRERRTRRWQLAMAGLVVGFLTGVVLSTGPLSVPVFIGYGLTAGRFLGTEAASALILYLAKTATFGSSGALSLGTVLEGVVIGLALTVGPFAAPGRGLTAC
- a CDS encoding 1-acyl-sn-glycerol-3-phosphate acyltransferase; this translates as MGEPPSVAPPGWLTAAIQTYLRVYHRHDIRIDAPVPDTPVLFVCNHGFGGVIDLNVAAFVAARQAAGVTRPTTAMVHQIAWTLGVGSLVERFGGAPGSRHAADEALDAGHNVLVFPGGDVDAGKSWPRRNEITFHGSGFARLAVEHEVPIVPVVTAGAGESLVVLSDGRATARVLGLPKLLRVKALPLTVSIPWGVNVGVVGLLPYLPLPTKLVTAVLPAITAEAGESPEDLATRVRHAMQARMNELTARRTPLLG